CCGGAACATAGCATTATGATAGTTTACAACGAACCTCCTCATTTTCCTGAAAAGCCTCACGGTAAAGGAGAGGAGTTGTTTTTTTTATTTTTTTGAAAGTAGTGAAAAAAGTAGATTTGGAATTGAACCCGACTTCATAACCTATCTCTTCTATTTTAAGATGAGTGGCATTTAGTATTCTTTCACAAGCTTCATGGATTCTATACTCGTTAATATATATAGAAAAATTTTTGCCGAGGTTATCGTTCAGCAGTTGTGAAAGTCGGTGGGAAGAGATATTCAATTTAACCGCCAGATCACTCAGCTTTAGATCAGGATTCTTATAAAGCTCTTCGGTTTTCATCAAATTCTCCAGTTTTGAAACAAAATTATCTGCCTGAGCTTCTGGAATTTTTTTATTAGCATATTTATTTACTTTCCCATTTTTCGATATAACTTCATTTTTCCTGTTGAAAAAGAATAAAAAATTGAGATATAATAAAAATGAAAAAGTAATACTTCCTGCGATATATGCTCCTTTTATCCAGCCTATTAAAAAAAACAGATAGGCCAGAAAAATAATTACGTTACTGAAATATATAGAAGAGACATGTGTTTGAGATGCCCATTGTTTATTTTTAATATATTTTACATATTCATATCCTGCCCATATAATGAATAATGCCCATTCAATATAGATGAGTTGTACTATATAGTGGTTCCATAAATATGGATATTCAGCATAAGAAATAAAATACCCACCTATAATGATTATTCCTGTAAGGATTCCGAATACATATTTCCAACTCTGTATATCAGATTGGTTACGAATCTCTAATGAGCGGATAAAATAATATAAGGCCGGACCTATCAGAAGACATGCCGACAAGCCTATTTGCAGGTAGATTTTTGGAAGATCACGATCAAAATATATAAAAACCGATTTTCCGATTCTAATACTCAACATAAGCAAAAGCACACCTAAAAACAAATGAGACAGATCTTTCTGTTTTTTCACAAACAATAAATAAATCCCCAACAATAGCCCATTGAAAGCTCCTATTGCACTAAAGAAGAAGAATAACTGTTGTCCGAAAGTCATTTGTTTGTAAATTGATTGCCTCGTGTAAAAATACTAATTTCTGGTTTTCATTTTTAGATGTTGATTTTTTTATTAGATCTTTTTTCAATACTTCATTACATCATCAAAGCTATCAGTAATTAAGACTTTATGAATAGAGCCATATCAGAGAATATATTGTTCTTAAAATAGTATAGTGAAGGGTATTCAAACCTATAAGGTTTAGATATGTTTTCTATCATCAATCTGCGTAATCCGCAAGATCTGCGAGAGATTAAAAAATGTTCTCATGTAGATTTCGGAGATGAAGCAGATTTTTAAGTTTTGGCTAAAGCCATTGGAATTATTGAAGTAATAAAAAAGGTGGCTTCTCCTGAAGCCACCTTTTATAATTAATCGATCTAACAATTAATTCTTATTATTTCTCTTGTTTTTTAATCAAGTTCAGTGCAGAACCAGCCTTAAACCACTCGATTTGTTGATCGTTGTAAGTATGGTTGGCCATGATGATGTCTTTAGTTCCATCTTTGTGAACGAATTCTAAAGTCAATTGTTTTCCTGGCGCAAACTGATCAAGATCTAAGAAGTTAACAGTGTCATCTTCCTGGATTTTATCATAATCAGCCTCATTAGCAAAAGTGATTCCTAACATTCCTTGTTTTTTAAGGTTTGTTTCGTGAATTCTTGCAAATGATTTTACCAATACCGCTTTTACACCAAGGTGTCTAGGTTCCATAGCAGCATGCTCTCTTGAAGATCCTTCACCATAGTTTTGGTCTCCCACAACGATTGTTGGAACGCCTGCAGCTTTATAAGCTCTTTGTACAGCCGGAACTTCACCATATTCACCCGTTAATTCGTTTTTAACGTGGTTGGTTTCCATATTGTAAGCATTTACAGCTCCAATCAACATGTTGTTGGAAATATTGTCAAGGTGACCTCTGTATTTTAACCAAGGGCCAGCCATAGAAATATGGTCAGTAGTACATTTTCCGAAAGCCTTGATCAACACTTTAGCCCCTTCGATGTTTTTACCATCCCAAGCCGGGAATTCTTCTAATAACTGAAGTCTGTCTGAAGTAGGACTTACATTAACAACAACACTAGATCCATCCTCAGAAGGAGCCTGATATCCGTTGTCATCCACTGCAAAACCTTTTGAAGGAAGTTCATATCCTTTAGGTTCGTTAAGTTTTACCTGCTCGCCAGCTTCATTAGTTAAAGTATCTGTAATAGGATTAAAGTCTAATCTACCGGAGATCGCAACAGCAGCAACCATTTCAGGGGAAGCTACAAATGCATGGGTATTGGGGTTACCATCAGCTCTTTTTGCAAAGTTTCTGTTGAAAGAGTGGATAATAGAGTTTTTTTCTCCTTTTTCAGCGCCTTCTCTGTCCCATTGTCCTATACATGGGCCACAAGCATTGGTAAAGATTCTTGCATTTTCAAACTTTCTAAAAGAATCTAAGAAACCGTCTCTTTCGGCAGTGAATTTCACTTGCTCAGAACCAGGGTTAATACCTAAAATAGCTTTAGGCTTTACTCCTTTTGATACGGCATCCTCTACAATAGAAGCAGCCCTTGATAAATCTTCATAAGAAGAGTTGGTACAAGAACCGATCAATGCCCATTCTACTTCTAATGGCCATCCGTTCGCTTCAGCTTTTGCTTTGAATTCAGCAACTGGAGTCGCTAAGTCCGGAGTGAATGGTCCGTTTAAGTGTGGAGTCAGTTCAGAAAGGTTGATTTCAATTAATTGATCGAAATATTGTTCAGGGTTAGCATATACCTCAGCATCACCTGTTAAGTGTTCAGCAATTTTATCAGCGGCATCTACTACATCCTGTCTTCCTGTAGCAGTCAGGTATCTTCTCATAGAATCATCATACCCAAAAGTAGAAGTCGTAGCCCCGATTTCAGCACCCATGTTACAGATGGTACCTTTACCAGTAGCGGAAAGAGATTCTGCTCCTTCACCGAAATATTCTACAATACATCCTGTACCTCCTTTTACGGTAAGTATTCCTGCTACTTTTAAGATAACATCTTTAGCAGAAGTCCATCCGTTCATTTTACCGGTTAATTTAACCCCGATAAGTTTAGGCATTTTAAGCTCCCAGGCCATTCCTGCCATTACGTCTACTGCATCAGCACCCCCTACACCAATAGCAACCATTCCTAGTCCACCAGCATTTACAGTGTGAGAGTCAGTACCAATCATCATCCCTCCAGGGAAAGCGTAATTCTCTAATACAACCTGGTGAATAATACCTGCTCCCGGCTTCCAGAATCCG
This is a stretch of genomic DNA from Chryseobacterium tructae. It encodes these proteins:
- a CDS encoding helix-turn-helix domain-containing protein yields the protein MTFGQQLFFFFSAIGAFNGLLLGIYLLFVKKQKDLSHLFLGVLLLMLSIRIGKSVFIYFDRDLPKIYLQIGLSACLLIGPALYYFIRSLEIRNQSDIQSWKYVFGILTGIIIIGGYFISYAEYPYLWNHYIVQLIYIEWALFIIWAGYEYVKYIKNKQWASQTHVSSIYFSNVIIFLAYLFFLIGWIKGAYIAGSITFSFLLYLNFLFFFNRKNEVISKNGKVNKYANKKIPEAQADNFVSKLENLMKTEELYKNPDLKLSDLAVKLNISSHRLSQLLNDNLGKNFSIYINEYRIHEACERILNATHLKIEEIGYEVGFNSKSTFFTTFKKIKKTTPLLYREAFQENEEVRCKLS